aaggagaaagtgctaaaaagtgaaggtaaggaaagaaagagaaaaggacagagatggagaagaagaatttttactggagggttctggatttgagactaaagaagtggtatgtacagaagaaagaggaggtagtggaggaggcaagaaattaagagtgacttatactaatatagatgggttgttatcaagtatCTTGGatgttagggattatttgaaagagaaaatgtaatgtgcatcgttgaaacaaaactaagagagcaGATCCATggtaactttaaagaggagggatataatagctagaggagagacaggaaggattaaggggaggaagaggagtgctaataatggttcatgataatgtaccgagtagcagtactggagtgggattattacccactattagggtatttatttagtccaaatcctcatcttccctttcatatgtgtagctaggaattcttatatagggagtccctgtagggggagaaaggagatgacGTATGGCTGCGTGCGCAGTCATCATGGCTGCCACGTTGTAAGCTGAGGAGCGTGGTGGCGTCACCCTCACAACATCACCCCGCTCTCGTCTCGAGCACCGTTCCTGTGGAACCTTCTGCCACTTCCAGCACAGCAGGCCcaaccaggcagagagagagagagagagaagcaggacgccgcgagggacgggccgccatttttacctctcgggacgccaccacacgcaccctcacgccctctcatctacagctgagttacccacggtttcccccccataggtctcccatcttataggtaGGCTAGGTAGGAAGTTATCTGACTGTGATGAGTTGTTATtgaattaaagggtctatttagTTAAGCTTGGTGTGTTCATCACTCCCCCCTTGGattcgttacatctttctttgctCCCCTTACTCGGCCTAAGCTTCACGTAGGCCCAGTACAAGAGACTGAGCCTCACGAAGGTTCAGTATAGATGGTGGCAgcggtttagatgtgttttatgTAGGCACATCGACCCACGTAACTCTCCGTAGAGACGAGTTATCAGTGCTTATCCCCCCCCTTGTTTAGTATTGAAGTGGTGTTTCTCCtccgtttatttttattttttttttttttttttctcatgtttcgaGTAGCCAGTATGGAGTCACAGCGACAGGAAATAGGAAGGGGAACAGTGAGAGTTAGGTGTTCGTCCCTTCCCCCAtgatgttttgttggtggttcGGCGGTAGCACGGGGGGCCCCCACACTCCCCCCACAAGTAATTACCTTTGGGTGGGAGTTGGCGCCTTGTCGGTCCCCCTTGCTACCCTCCCACCTCTAGTTTATCCGCGCGGAGAAGCTAGGGGAGGAgaccaaaatttttttttttttttttttcagtttaggggtaatttttttttttacatttcccatTTGGCTCATATGTTCTGGCATGTTTTTTTCAATAAGTTGTTTTCTTATGCCTTgatattttggtgtgattagcttCTTGTCTCCACAGGAAGGTACGTTGTTTTTATAATGAGAATTTaagttgtgttttggtgaaacagaaagccactgttcacccaattttcattttgttcagtTTGTGACAAGTTgtcaggtattttttctttcgttatggaTGAGTTGGCGGATTTTCTGAGCTTAAGGGCGGAGTGGACgcctaaaaaggaaaatgaaccagTAGTTAAAACCGAAGATGATACGGTAGTTAACCAGATAACGAGCGTAAGTCCGTCAGGTGCAGAACCAGTAAATAACTTAGAGATGAAGGTAGATGCCTTGCGTGATTGTGTCTACGATTTGTTGCAGGAAGTTAGAGAGAACAGGAGAGGCCTGCGAGTGTCCCTGTTAAATGCCTCATGAAGCCCCGTGACATCCCGTCCTTGAACTGCGTCACTTGAGTGGAGTAGGAGTTGGCCggttagctgtttttttttctcacaggtGGAAAGTTGCTCAATAGATAATAGAGAGAGGCAACAGATAGTTAAAATGCGTGTGGAAGCCCCATTAGCTTTACTGGTGCAAACggtagtggagaaggaagtaacCTGGGCACAATTTAAGCAATATCTTACAAAGGAGCTCACGGACCAGAATGAGGAAAGGTTATTTGATTCTCTGAATGATTTAAAATATTCGGTGGAGGACGACCACCCCATCGAGTTTATGACAAGGTTGAAATGTAAACTAGCTTTGGTTACCGTAAGGACCGATGCTGATGACGTGCCGTCTCAGGACAGGTTGATTAAGAGCAAACTAATAAAAGGAATGCCGAGAGACTGCAGGGAAAGATTAGAACTGTACCTGGACGAAAAAGTATCGTTAACCAGGTTTCTGACCAAATTAGATACTGAAAGACTGGTGGTAATGACTCGGAAAGAGAGTAGTGTACGAGCGGTTAGCCCGGCCCCAGCCCACCTACCGACTGCCCCgcgagcggcggcggcgactaCACCCCACCCGGCCGCCACATTAACACCACCCGCTAGTAGATTAGACAGGGTAGATCAAAGATTACAGCTATGGCGcagaagagagaaatactgcCCATATTGCCGAGCTACTAACCACTCAATAGCCGAGTGCTATAAAAGACCACAACCTGGCTCCTGTTATGATTGTATACGGCTCAATTGTCGGCGCGGCCATCCATCGTGCCCCGGTAAAGTAAACACAACACGGAATAGGATGTTATGACAATCTCCGGTAATCAGTGTAGATATCAATAACCATGTACTCGAAGCAATGTTAGATACTGGCAGTGATGTTTCACTAATCAAGATCAGTGTAATTAATGAAATGGGAATTCCAGTGAAACAAAGTTCAAAGATTCCCCCTTTGCAAGGAATCACCGGTAAGCAGATCAGAGTATTGGGCCAAGCTTATGTAACAATAGCCAGTAACAGTAACCATCCCATCATTGCTCAAGTAGCGGTCGTTCCCGATGAATATCTCAAAACACACGTATTGTTGGGAATGAACACGATCGGTCAGTCAACTCTCACTCTAGATCGCCAAGCTAAGCGGATTCATTGGAACAATCTTGTTTATCCCTTAGTATTCGTTGAAACACCATATGGAAAAGTCAGAATGGTGAGAAAAGAACCTCAGTCTCCCTCTCATAACCAGCGCTTCGGCAGAGTAACAACCAAAACACTAGTGGACTGTTACGAAACGACCCTAGTGGAGGTAAAAGTAAGTGAGGAACCTAATACCGTAATAATGATTGAGGCTAAACATGCCTGTGTTCAAGATGGATTGCCAACTATAATGCGAGTGACTGAAACACGCACTGTTTTCATCCCCGTCATTAATAACAccaaagttaggttagtgttacgACCAGGAACCTTACTGATAAAGTATGAAATAATAGACGAGggacagatagagatagaagaCTCACCCCTGACCATCGCTAAAATAAGTGAAGCCATCGGGCCAGAAAATGATTGTGTGCCCACAAACCAAACCCGGTGGGAAAAGCTTAAAGTAATTCTCGACTCGCGAGACTGGTCACAtctagagaaagaacaagagcttAGTTTATTTCGGCTCATTCAGAAACATCAAAAATTATTTATCGTACATCCTGGCGAATTAGGACTAATACAAGCAGATCCAGCCCACATTCAGGTAGACGATCCAACACCCTGTCGTACACCACTCTATCGATACccagagaaagcgagagaaacTATTCAGCAGATTCTACATGATTTAGAAGGTAAGGGAATAATTGAGAATTCCACAGCCGCATGGTTATCTCCGATAGTTTTAGTAAATAAGcctaatggagaaaaaagactCTGCCTTGACTatcgaaaagtaaacaaacaactaaccaTGGATATTCATCCTTTACCCAAACTTGACGAGCTGGTAGAAAGTGTGTCAGGCAATGATTATTACGCCACCTTAGATATGCGTGAAGCGTATTATCAGATCGCACTGGACTCGGCGAGTAGAGATCTCACGACGTTCAGTGACGGTGTCTCGCTTTATAGGTTTAGACGCTTACCTTTTGGGTTAAGTTGTTCCCCAGCGATATTTGCCCGACAAATGAACCCACGCATTAGCTCCTTTGGAAAATGGCTTAAAGAAAACTGGGTTAAGAATTACCTGGATGATTTAATTGTTCATGCTACAGATTATACCACCTTAATCCACAGATTGGATAGATTATTCAGCCACTTAGCATCTGTAGGGATTAAACTAAATTTATCCAAGTGTAGCATTGGGCAGAGACAAGTAAAGTTCCTCGGGCACATTGTATCCAAAGAAGGCTATAAACCAGACCCAAGTAATGTGGAGGCCGTAAAACAGATGAAACCTCCAACTAACGTGAAAGAGAACCGTAGGTTTATAGGAATGGTGTCGTTCTATCGAAGACACATTGAAAACTGCTCCAAGATACTGGCCCCATTAACCGAGCTCACAAAGAAAGGAACGCCGTTCTATTGGACAGGTGAATGCCAGAAAGCTTTTGAAACGCTGAAGGAGAAACTAATACACTCTCCAGTACTAGGAAAAGCCGATCTCAATCGAGAATTTGTCCTCGAGACGGATAGTAGTGCCACACATGTAGGGGCAGTGTTGATGCAGTATCATGGGAAAGAACCAAATGTCATAGGATATTTTTCGAAGAAGCTTAGACCAGTGGAGACTCGATATTCAACCACAGATCGGGAAGCGTTAGCTGTAGTACTAGCCTGTAGAAAATTCCACCATTATCTATGGGGTGTCCGGGTTTTAATTCGAACGGACCATCAGCCACTAGTCTCAGTTTTTCGCCAACGAACAAAATCTCCACGTATAGTCTCAGAAGCAAGCAGGAAGAATGTAGTGGCCGACCAACTGAGTCGCCCTGTTCAGGTAGTAAATGTGGTAGGTCAAGATTAATTTCTAGGTTTGACCACCGATGAATTCATTCAAGCTCAGATAGCTGAACCTAGATGGacagagatgaaggaatatttAGGAGGAAGAATACCACGTGCCAGATACTCCCCTGTCATTTTTAATCAGTTTATTGTTCACGATGGAGTGTTATATTactccaaacaaaagaaagatggaaccaTCCTATATTTATTGGTTGTACCCCAGACACTAAAGAAACAAGCTATTGTATTGGCCCATGGAAAAGAGTCTGGACATTTAGGACAACTAAAAACCATGTTAAAAGCTGAAGAATATTTTTACTGGCCAAATCAAAGATCAGACATAAGGAAATTTATCAGAGAATGTATAATTTGTCAACAATGTAAAACTGCACCAGCTTTACAAAAGACATTCCAGGAATTGCCTCCTGTAAATCAACCTTTGGAAAGAATTAGTATCGATATTACTGAAATGACTCCAGCCAGAGGAGGTTATAAATACGTATTAACCATCATAGATCACTTTTCAAGATTTGTAAAGTTGGTGAAGTTACGGTCCAGACACGCTGAGGAGGTAGTTAGGGTTATTAAGAGTTACTTGGGAGACTATGGGGTACCGAAGGTACTCTTAGCTGACAATGCGTGCGACTTCCGCTCACAATTGTTGACAGAACTCTGTCGTACGCATGGGATAGAGATGGTGTTTTCCACCCCATACCATCCATGTGGGAACTCTATCACCGAATGGTTACATCGAACCATGAAGTCCGTGCTAGCGTCTCTCGGGAAAGGACAACCGCACAGGTGGTCCGAGTGCCTCTCGCAGTGTCAGCAGAGCCTTAATGCGGCCGTACACGAGACCACTGGCGAACAaccctatttccttttcttccggcGCCATGCTCCTCGCTATGTGGGAACTACTTTGCCCCAGGTGGACGATGAAATAGACATTAATACAGCCTTGGAGGCAGTGAGACAATCATCCCGTGCAAATAGCAGGAAGTGGTTAGCTAGAGCGAACATTGGCCGGAAGGACCAAAGAGTCGAGGTAGATGATTTGGTGTGGATAAAAAGGGAACAGTTTGGTTCGTCAGCTGATAGAGAAATTGGTCTCAAGTGGATTGGACCGTATAAGGTTAAAAAGGTGAATTTAGATGGAGTGTCATATGAAGTGGAAAATGTGTTCAATGGCAAAATACTCCATAGAGCAGCTGATCGAGTGAGAAAATATGTAACCGATGAAGGGTACGTGGTAGACATGGAAGAAATTGTAGTGCCTtccgatgaggaggaagaagacattgAGGTAGAGGAGCCCAGACCTACTCGTGAGAGACGGCCAGTGAGGAGATTTATAGAAGAATACTAAGTGTATAGATCCCTAGGGACATTGGAATCTTGTGACTGCCCTATACTTCTTTTGCAGCTACATCAGACCCGCTGCTGGGGAAGGAGACCGCCACTGTTGGGGGTGGCTGGAATGTTCGGGAGGAGGGGCCTCCTGAATCCAGTCCCCACAGAATAAGGCCTTGGAGAGGACTACGTTGGCCTCTCTACTCCGCCCCTGTACGCCTAGACTGATGGGAAGTGGGTGGCGCAACACCAACTGGGAGGTCAGGTCCTGCCGGACCGGTAGAGACGTCAAGGTCTCGCACTAAGTGGAAAATTGTAGAGTGTGAAATGTTGAAACGAAGGGCAGTAATACCACAGATACCCTGGACACTGTATATAGCTCTAAATGGTTATGTGTGCTCACGGTGGTGTATCGCGATTACGTGGATTGTTATGTGGGtgttacttttttgttgttgtaaaagagaagacgaggattTGTTTTCCCTGAGGAAAAAGCCATGTACCGAGTAGCAGTACTGGAGTGAGATTATTACCCACTATTAGGGTATTTATTTagtccaaatcctcatcttccctttcatatgtgtagctaggaattcttatatagggagtccctgtagggggagaagggagatgacgtaTGGCTGCGTGCGCAGTCATCATGGCTGCCACCTTATAAGGTGAGGAGCGTGGTGGCCTCATCCACAGCAGCACGGGTGGTTTTCCCCCGGGAGCTTCGGTTTCCACCCAGAAGTCATCTGTGCTGCTGTGGGAAGGGGTAACCACTCACATGTACTTACCTGTAGCCTTCTGTAGACTGTATAATTAATGTATGTATTAAGGATTATATAAGGATTCATGTAACCCTgccctttctcactctctcacagcaGTATGGGTGGTTTTCCTCCGGGAACTCCGGTTTCCACCCTTGACCCATCTCGTACTGCCCTGTGACATTCATCACTTTACAGCAGCAGGCCGGACCGCCCGGCAACTTTTTAACTCCTactgtatttctatatttcctcgCTTTTTCTTCCAGTGTACCAGTCCTGGTACACTCTACCCCTTCTCTTGTAACCCCTCTTACTTAATAAACTTTTGAAACTTTTTGATCGTCACCCTCAGAACATCACCCcgctctcgtctcgtctcctgtgGAACCTTCTGGCTACTTCCAGCACAGCAGGCCcaaccaggcagagagagagagagagagagagagagaagcaggacgccGCGAGGGACAGGCCGCCATTTTTACCTCGGGACGCACCCTCACGCCCTCTCATCTACAGCTGAGTTACCCACGGTTTCCCCCCCATaggtctcccatcttataggtaGGCTAGGTAGGAAGTTATCTGACTGTGATGAGTTGTTATTGAATTGAAGGGTTTATTTAATTAAGCTTGGTGAGTTGGTGTGTTCATCACTCCCCCCTTGGattcgttacatctttctttgctCCCCTTACTCGGCCTAAGCTTCACGTAGGCCCAGTACAAGAGACTGAACCTCACGAAGGTTCAGTATAATAATATATGTGgagaggatgtgcaatatggagaggacaaagtggaagtaatgggagtaacaatcaaaacaggaattgaagaagaggaaaattatagttaccggtacatatgtgccacctaataCTAATGCatggggaactgaagaacataaagatatgcaaagagaggtgattaagtgcctagataatatgataagaagagatagtagaatacttttagttggagactttaactgcaagaaagtaaactggagagagatggaagtaatggataatgctggacagtggagtgagaaagtgttacagttgactatggttaatgcaatggatcagtgggtggaggagtcaacaagataCAGTGGGGatgaagaaccatcattgcttgacctagtgtTCACAAAGagaccagagccccctccaatcatacaatacctttgtccaatgggaagaagtgatcatgtgacattagagatgcaaattcaagaggaaaatgagataagttacagagaagactataaaagagagagattaaattatgcaagagcgggtTTTGAAAAATTAgggatctattttgctgatattgagtggagacatattatgtacagaaagacagtacaagggaaatatgacattttcttacagaaatatagtGGAGTAAAGAAATTTGTACCTCTTTATAGAGTTAGgtaaaatacatgcttggtacaatgttagatgcatacaagctaaaaaggcaaaagataaagcgtggaagaaactcataatacagagaaatgactataacagactgcagtacaaagatgccagaaatgaatatattagagtaagaagagaggaagaaagaaactttgagaaagatgtagtgaataaaagcaaaatcgAATCCAATTTTTtgtacaaatttataaatggcaaaataaagaacaaggaaataaaaaaaaaaaattaaagaagagaagacataccaaacagagaaggaaatgtgtgaaataatgaatgagagcttcaaaatggtgttcACTGCACAAGATTTCACAGAACTTAATAGGACATTACATTCCCAAGGATTATAGgaaattgcagtgcacaaagaggatattggaagattaatggataagttggaactcagaaaagcaatgggactAGATGGTGTATCAAACTGGGtgttaaaatgaagagaaagttccactagaatggaagagagccaacataataccgatatttaaaggaggaaaggcaactgaaccactaaactacagaccaatgtcacttacaagtgtcttggggaagttgtgtgaaataaagaaaaataggttaaatttttagaagaggagcaagtcatatcaaaaagacaatttgggttcaggacagggaggtcatgtgtattgccggacttgaaaacagagacagatggGTAGATACAGTTTAcatggatattaaaaaggcttttgataaagtccctcatagaAAACTACTTTGGAAAATAGAGAATATAGGAGGGCTGCGAGGAAATTTGCTAGAATGGAccagagattatttgaaggatagggaaatgagaactgtgatcagagatacatactcatcttggggtaaagtaa
This genomic interval from Portunus trituberculatus isolate SZX2019 chromosome 35, ASM1759143v1, whole genome shotgun sequence contains the following:
- the LOC123513132 gene encoding uncharacterized protein LOC123513132, which translates into the protein MLDTGSDVSLIKISVINEMGIPVKQSSKIPPLQGITGKQIRVLGQAYVTIASNSNHPIIAQVAVVPDEYLKTHVLLGMNTIGQSTLTLDRQAKRIHWNNLVYPLVFVETPYGKVRMVRKEPQSPSHNQRFGRVTTKTLVDCYETTLVEVKVSEEPNTVIMIEAKHACVQDGLPTIMRVTETRTVFIPVINNTKVRLVLRPGTLLIKYEIIDEGQIEIEDSPLTIAKISEAIGPENDCVPTNQTRWEKLKVILDSRDWSHLEKEQELSLFRLIQKHQKLFIVHPGELGLIQADPAHIQVDDPTPCRTPLYRYPEKARETIQQILHDLEATSDPLLGKETATVGGGWNVREEGPPESSPHRIRPWRGLRWPLYSAPVRLD